One segment of Purpureocillium takamizusanense chromosome 7, complete sequence DNA contains the following:
- a CDS encoding uncharacterized protein (COG:S~EggNog:ENOG503P8DN) has protein sequence MSASSVTTARNFSRNHRHRPILAARGQDNRQPGPERTMDDVVELVLTPFKDVVEKGRLAAHNAGDSQPMLKAALALVKEGERALKRIEPLCKKHLDEYGTGFVDALKENDALGNYRTELTDLLWEFDDYVEADNFDGDKYAELQGVSRKVAPRVYDILMRMKLEAPAQGTANLFMSQLSPPSSPHSMHPNSLLNTPRDMYRPVIMSPPNRDSFSSSQTGSLPDITTVEDANNQLQWLMSNQAARSREGSMDALGLRRSPAPAEQPPNPPSANPWDPRITTLSDDGRSEYSPVERRPMLLRPESPVDPAISPLSPARDHGNVPRKGSNASDYESDDRRQSSSSSAYSSGSFFGHSHRARSSNITMPIPEEELVEHSVKPLPQVPLARYSPMPPPSHPQIPRKMSAESRSSAGAPRHQLIVVNSAPAASTPPPVPPIPENYVTQFEQPRSPYSPSNATPEAQVASPVAPVAPIAITGHFDNGLIPVETQSTSRSSGTYTPGHDCTIGASASFYHHKGFCEGAKEVIRGDVGVKKAQKPVRRTLSRVVARCTGCLYELDFAQVEIDVNMQDEGNFSKCDVGYRLRFLQKSHLPAKRVDDVLYACLFCIHEGRTLDESDATVFFTTRALFSHLARHPRPLPVVPGVTVVETPDIPPQLRNNYDLHFSKPPAPHPAKGHAAELSGLPTGVAKEQARRIYGQRLLYDRTEALELAQGARISGIKWPPKYNGEWIFAWHDGVFASVPTDVIKLDRPLSSEIKMGGTSHVKARAKWKFAPKDKEKGDWLKFDKNEVITNIGWSHSDHWCWSGTNAKGKWGIFPQAFIDHQTVSQEQATDRSSDRASLLSHERPRTAGILSKFSARRPSS, from the exons ATGTCTGCTTCATCAGTGACAACCGCTCGCAACTTCTCCCGAaaccaccgtcaccgccccATCTTGGCCGCCCGTGGACAAGATAACCGCCAGCCGGGGCCTGAGAGGACGATGGATGACGTCGTGGAGCTCGTCCTGACGCCTTTCAAGGACGTCGTGGAAAAGGGCAGACTTGCCGCGCACAATGCGGGCGACTCGCAACCcatgctcaaggccgcccTTGCGCTTGTCAAGGAGGGAGAGCGAGCTCTGAAGCGCATAGAGCCTTTGTGCAAGAAGCACCTCGACGAGTACGGAACAGGCTTCGTCGATGCGCTCAAAGAAAATG ACGCCCTAGGCAACTACCGCACGGAGCTAACAGACCTGCTCTGGGAGTTCGATGActacgtcgaggccgacaacTTCGATGGCGACAAATACGCGGAGCTACAGGGGGTTTCCCGCAAGGTCGCCCCTAGAGTATACGACATCCTCATGCGAATGAAGCTCGAAGCTCCCGCGCAGGGCACAGCAAATCTCTTCATGTCGCAACTGTCGCCTCCTTCGTCGCCTCATTCCATGCACCCAAACTCGCTTCTTAACACTCCACGAGACATGTATAGACCCGTCATCATGTCGCCCCCTAACAGGGACTCGTTCAGCAGCTCCCAGACGGGCTCTCTTCCGGACATTACTACGGTAGAAGATGCAAACAATCAGCTTCAGTGGTTAATGAGCAATCAAGCCGCGCGCAGTCGCGAGGGCTCCATGGACGCGCTCGGTCTCAGACGATCGCCGGCCCCGGCAGAGCAGCCACCAAATCCACCATCGGCGAATCCGTGGGATCCTCGCATCACGACGCTCTCCGACGATGGTCGATCCGAGTACAGCCCTGTTGAAAGGCGCCCGATGCTCCTCAGACCCGAATCACCTGTCGATCCTGCCATCTCCCCTTTAAGCCCCGCCCGAGACCACGGCAACGTCCCGCGTAAGGGATCGAATGCCAGCGATTATGAGTCCGACGACCGACGACAGTCCTCGAGTAGCAGTGCTTACTCGTCAGGTTCCTTCTTCGGGCACTCCCACAGAGCAAGATCCTCAAACATCACCATGCCCAtcccggaggaggagctaGTTGAACACTCCGTCAAGCCCCTGCCTCAAGTGCCTTTGGCTCGCTATTCTCCGATGCCTCCGCCATCCCACCCCCAAATACCGCGCAAGATGTCTGCCGAGTCTCGCagctccgccggcgcccctCGCCATCAGCTCATTGTTGTCAACAGtgctcccgccgccagcacgccgccgccagtaCCACCCATTCCCGAGAATTACGTCACGCAGTTTGAACAACCTCGCAGTCCCTATTCTCCTAGTAATGCTACGCCAGAAGCCCAGGTCGCCTCGCCAGTCGCGCCAGTCGCGCCCATCGCGATAACCGGACATTTCGACAATGGCCTCATTCCGGTTGAGACCCAGAGTACGAGCCGGTCGTCAGGCACGTACACACCGGGGCACGACTGCACCATTGGAGCGTCTGCGTCATTTTATCACCATAAAGGGTTTTGCGAAGGCGCCAAAGAGGTCATCAGGGGCGACGTCGGGGTCAAGAAGGCCCAGAAGCCGGTGAGGCGGACGCTATCGAGGGTCGTGGCGAGATGCACTGGTTGTTTGTATGAGCTTGACTTTGCGCAAGTCGAGATCGATGTGAACATGCAAG ACGAGGGAAACTTTAGCAAATGTGACGTTGGTTATCGTCTCCGCTTCTTACAGAAGAGCCATTTGCCCGCAAAGagagtcgacgacgtcttgtACGCCTGTCTATTTTGCATTCACGAAGGTCGCACACTGGACGAGAGCGATGCAaccgtcttcttcaccacTCGTGCTCTCTTCAGCCATCTGGCCCGCCACCCCCGGCCACTACCCGTCGTCCCGGGTGTCACCGTTGTGGAAACGCCCGACATACCACCACAACTGCGGAACAATTACGACCTTCACTTTTCCAAACCTCCTGCACCGCATCCAGCCAAGGGGCACGCAGCAGAACTATCGGGGCTTCCTACGGGAGTTGCCAAGGAGCAGGCGCGGAGGATTTATGGGCAGAGGCTTCTATACGACCGCACCGAGGCTCTGGAACTCGCTCAGGGTGCCCGCATCAGTGGTATCAAATGGCCGCCCAAGTATAACGGCGAGTGGATTTTTGCATGGCATGACGGCGTTTTTGCCTCAGTCCCAACAGACGTCATCAAGCTCGACAGACCGTTGTCCTCCGAGATCAAAATGGGGGGAACGAGCCACGTCAAGGCGAGAGCAAAGTGGAAGTTTGCACCCAAGGACAAGGAAAAGGGAGACTGGCTCAAGTTCGACAAGAACGAAGTCATTACTAACATCGGCT GGTCGCACTCCGACCACTGGTGTTGGTCCGGCACGAACGCCAAGGGCAAATGGGGCATCTTTCCCCAGGCTTTCATCGATCACCAGACAGTGTCACAAGAGCAGGCGACGGACCGTTCGTCTGACCGCGCGAGCTTACTGTCTCATGAGAGGCCAAGAACCGCCGGCATATTGTCCAAGTTCTCGGCTCGGAGACCTTCGAGCTGA
- a CDS encoding uncharacterized protein (COG:S~EggNog:ENOG503P8DN) — MSASSVTTARNFSRNHRHRPILAARGQDNRQPGPERTMDDVVELVLTPFKDVVEKGRLAAHNAGDSQPMLKAALALVKEGERALKRIEPLCKKHLDEYGTGFVDALKENDALGNYRTELTDLLWEFDDYVEADNFDGDKYAELQGVSRKVAPRVYDILMRMKLEAPAQGTANLFMSQLSPPSSPHSMHPNSLLNTPRDMYRPVIMSPPNRDSFSSSQTGSLPDITTVEDANNQLQWLMSNQAARSREGSMDALGLRRSPAPAEQPPNPPSANPWDPRITTLSDDGRSEYSPVERRPMLLRPESPVDPAISPLSPARDHGNVPRKGSNASDYESDDRRQSSSSSAYSSGSFFGHSHRARSSNITMPIPEEELVEHSVKPLPQVPLARYSPMPPPSHPQIPRKMSAESRSSAGAPRHQLIVVNSAPAASTPPPVPPIPENYVTQFEQPRSPYSPSNATPEAQVASPVAPVAPIAITGHFDNGLIPVETQSTSRSSGTYTPGHDCTIGASASFYHHKGFCEGAKEVIRGDVGVKKAQKPVRRTLSRVVARCTGCLYELDFAQVEIDVNMQDEGNFSKCDVGYRLRFLQKSHLPAKRVDDVLYACLFCIHEGRTLDESDATVFFTTRALFSHLARHPRPLPVVPGVTVVETPDIPPQLRNNYDLHFSKPPAPHPAKGHAAELSGLPTGVAKEQARRIYGQRLLYDRTEALELAQGARISGIKWPPKYNGEWIFAWHDGVFASVPTDVIKLDRPLSSEIKMGGTSHVKARAKWKFAPKDKEKGDWLKFDKNEVITNIGCKNRTVGWLRMKHLININ, encoded by the exons ATGTCTGCTTCATCAGTGACAACCGCTCGCAACTTCTCCCGAaaccaccgtcaccgccccATCTTGGCCGCCCGTGGACAAGATAACCGCCAGCCGGGGCCTGAGAGGACGATGGATGACGTCGTGGAGCTCGTCCTGACGCCTTTCAAGGACGTCGTGGAAAAGGGCAGACTTGCCGCGCACAATGCGGGCGACTCGCAACCcatgctcaaggccgcccTTGCGCTTGTCAAGGAGGGAGAGCGAGCTCTGAAGCGCATAGAGCCTTTGTGCAAGAAGCACCTCGACGAGTACGGAACAGGCTTCGTCGATGCGCTCAAAGAAAATG ACGCCCTAGGCAACTACCGCACGGAGCTAACAGACCTGCTCTGGGAGTTCGATGActacgtcgaggccgacaacTTCGATGGCGACAAATACGCGGAGCTACAGGGGGTTTCCCGCAAGGTCGCCCCTAGAGTATACGACATCCTCATGCGAATGAAGCTCGAAGCTCCCGCGCAGGGCACAGCAAATCTCTTCATGTCGCAACTGTCGCCTCCTTCGTCGCCTCATTCCATGCACCCAAACTCGCTTCTTAACACTCCACGAGACATGTATAGACCCGTCATCATGTCGCCCCCTAACAGGGACTCGTTCAGCAGCTCCCAGACGGGCTCTCTTCCGGACATTACTACGGTAGAAGATGCAAACAATCAGCTTCAGTGGTTAATGAGCAATCAAGCCGCGCGCAGTCGCGAGGGCTCCATGGACGCGCTCGGTCTCAGACGATCGCCGGCCCCGGCAGAGCAGCCACCAAATCCACCATCGGCGAATCCGTGGGATCCTCGCATCACGACGCTCTCCGACGATGGTCGATCCGAGTACAGCCCTGTTGAAAGGCGCCCGATGCTCCTCAGACCCGAATCACCTGTCGATCCTGCCATCTCCCCTTTAAGCCCCGCCCGAGACCACGGCAACGTCCCGCGTAAGGGATCGAATGCCAGCGATTATGAGTCCGACGACCGACGACAGTCCTCGAGTAGCAGTGCTTACTCGTCAGGTTCCTTCTTCGGGCACTCCCACAGAGCAAGATCCTCAAACATCACCATGCCCAtcccggaggaggagctaGTTGAACACTCCGTCAAGCCCCTGCCTCAAGTGCCTTTGGCTCGCTATTCTCCGATGCCTCCGCCATCCCACCCCCAAATACCGCGCAAGATGTCTGCCGAGTCTCGCagctccgccggcgcccctCGCCATCAGCTCATTGTTGTCAACAGtgctcccgccgccagcacgccgccgccagtaCCACCCATTCCCGAGAATTACGTCACGCAGTTTGAACAACCTCGCAGTCCCTATTCTCCTAGTAATGCTACGCCAGAAGCCCAGGTCGCCTCGCCAGTCGCGCCAGTCGCGCCCATCGCGATAACCGGACATTTCGACAATGGCCTCATTCCGGTTGAGACCCAGAGTACGAGCCGGTCGTCAGGCACGTACACACCGGGGCACGACTGCACCATTGGAGCGTCTGCGTCATTTTATCACCATAAAGGGTTTTGCGAAGGCGCCAAAGAGGTCATCAGGGGCGACGTCGGGGTCAAGAAGGCCCAGAAGCCGGTGAGGCGGACGCTATCGAGGGTCGTGGCGAGATGCACTGGTTGTTTGTATGAGCTTGACTTTGCGCAAGTCGAGATCGATGTGAACATGCAAG ACGAGGGAAACTTTAGCAAATGTGACGTTGGTTATCGTCTCCGCTTCTTACAGAAGAGCCATTTGCCCGCAAAGagagtcgacgacgtcttgtACGCCTGTCTATTTTGCATTCACGAAGGTCGCACACTGGACGAGAGCGATGCAaccgtcttcttcaccacTCGTGCTCTCTTCAGCCATCTGGCCCGCCACCCCCGGCCACTACCCGTCGTCCCGGGTGTCACCGTTGTGGAAACGCCCGACATACCACCACAACTGCGGAACAATTACGACCTTCACTTTTCCAAACCTCCTGCACCGCATCCAGCCAAGGGGCACGCAGCAGAACTATCGGGGCTTCCTACGGGAGTTGCCAAGGAGCAGGCGCGGAGGATTTATGGGCAGAGGCTTCTATACGACCGCACCGAGGCTCTGGAACTCGCTCAGGGTGCCCGCATCAGTGGTATCAAATGGCCGCCCAAGTATAACGGCGAGTGGATTTTTGCATGGCATGACGGCGTTTTTGCCTCAGTCCCAACAGACGTCATCAAGCTCGACAGACCGTTGTCCTCCGAGATCAAAATGGGGGGAACGAGCCACGTCAAGGCGAGAGCAAAGTGGAAGTTTGCACCCAAGGACAAGGAAAAGGGAGACTGGCTCAAGTTCGACAAGAACGAAGTCATTACTAACATCGGCTGTAAGAATCGAACTGTCGGCTGGCTAAGGATGAAGCATCTTATTAACATTAATTAG